A stretch of Colletotrichum lupini chromosome 2, complete sequence DNA encodes these proteins:
- a CDS encoding kynureninase, with translation MDPLLDASIRQRAEALDQEDALRHTRDEFVIPTKQDITSKTLAKKGKEDGSATSEAGQQKCTYLCGNSLGLQPKRTAERIQQYLSTWAMQGVQGHFKPLEDSPLPTWLDVDARAAKMMAPIVGAEESEVAVMQTLTANLHLLMSAFYKPKKDGRHKIILESKAFPSDHFVVETQIRHHDLSPSTSMVCIEPPSTAVEPTLATQHILSIIEAHAADAALILLPGIQYYTGQLLDISTITAFAHKHAIPIIWDLAHAVGNVPLHLHDWDVDAAAWCTYKYLNGGPGCIGGAFVNARHTAVTTSVEDADSEKGYVNRFGGWWGNDKSSRFVMATKFHPAAGAAGFQLSNPSVLDITSLCASLEVFELAGGMAPLREKSKRLTAFLEVLLQNWLGSDMFSIITPSGSEERGAQLSLKLADGLLDGVMEYFEEVGVVIDERKPNVIRVAPAPLYNTFVDCVDFVEHFGEALQRASKTA, from the exons ATGGACCCTCTCCTCGACGCTTCCATCAGGCAACGCGCCGAGGCCCTGGATCAGGAAGATGCGCTGAGGCACACGCGGGACGAGTTCGTCATCCCCACGAAACAAGACATCACCAGCAAGACCCTTGCCAAGAAAG GAAAAGAGGACGGCTCTGCCACATCAGAGGCCGGTCAGCAGAAATGCACCTACCTCTGCGGCAACTCTCTCGGTCTGCAGCCTAAGCGCACCGCCGAGAGGATACAGCAGTATCTGTCCACCTGGGCGATGCAGGGTGTCCAGGGACATTTCAAGCCTTTGGAAGACTCCCCGTTGCCGACATGGCTCGACGTAGACGCCAGGGCGGCCAAGATGATGGCCCCCATTGTTGGCGCTGAGGAATCCGAGGTTGCCGTGATGCAGACTCTGACGGCAAACCTCCATCTTCTCATGTCGGCCTTTTACAAGCCCAAGAAGGACGGCAGGCATAAGATAATCCTGGAGAGCAAGGCCTTTCCGAGTGACCAT TTCGTCGTGGAGACCCAAATCAGACACCATGATCTCTCCCCGTCAACGTCAATGGTCTGCATTGAGCCCCCCTCAACCGCCGTAGAACCAACCCTCGCAACCCAACACATCCTCTCCATCATCGAGGCCCACGCCGCAGACGCGGCTCTCATTCTCTTGCCCGGTATCCAGTACTACACCGGCCAGCTCCTCGACATCTCCACCATCACCGCCTTCGCGCACAAGCACGCCATCCCCATTATCTGGGACCTCGCCCACGCCGTCGGCAACGTCCCGCTGCACCTCCACGACTGGGACGTCGACGCCGCGGCCTGGTGCACCTACAAGTACCTCAACGGCGGGCCGGGCTGCATCGGCGGCGCGTTCGTCAACGCGCGGCACACGGCCGTCACGACCTCGGTCGAGGACGCCGACTCCGAGAAGGGCTACGTGAACCGTTTCGGAGGCTGGTGGGGCAACGACAAGAGCTCGCGCTTCGTGATGGCGACAAAGTTTCACCCGGCGGCCGGGGCGGCCGGCTTCCAGCTGAGTAACCCGAGCGTGCTCGACATCACGTCGCTGTGCGCTTCGCTCGAGGTGTTTGAGCTCGCGGGCGGGATGGCGCCGCTGCGCGAGAAGTCGAAGCGGCTGACGGCGTTCCTGGAGGTGCTGCTCCAGAACTGGCTCGGTTCCGACATGTTCAGCATCATTACGCCGTCGGGGAGCGAGGAGCGCGGAGCGCAGTTGAGTTTGAAGCTCGCGGATGGGCTGTTGGATGGTGTGATGGAGTACTTTGAGGAGGTTGGGGTGGTCATTGACGAGAGGAAGCCCAACGTCATCAGAGTCGCGCCGGCGCCGTTGTATAATACGTTTGTGGACTGTGTTGATTTTGTTGAGCACTTTGGCGAGGCTTTGCAAAGGGCCAGCAAGACGGCGTAG